In Syngnathus scovelli strain Florida chromosome 16, RoL_Ssco_1.2, whole genome shotgun sequence, the genomic stretch AAATGTCTTGGAAGAAAACATAGACTGGAATCAGTTTACGCTTTTATTCGCTTAGTTGCGTTCTAACATTACACCGATGTCATGTGTGTGAAAACGTTTGCTTTCGATACGGGTGTAATGGTTTTCCTCGTCACTGTGGGAATAGTAAACAGAATAAATCTGTTCACGTACGTCATCTTCACTGCAGGTCGGAAAGGGAGCCACAAGGGTCGCATGAGGACCTACACGAGTCCAGAGGAGATTGACGCCCAGATGAAGGCGGAGAAGGAGAGGAAGACGGTACTTAAAGAAAAATACAGATCACCCATTAGTGGATATATAGTTCCATTTAAAAGGGAGTTTAGGTTTATTTACGTTGGTGCTCTGAGGCATCGCTACAATAAGTGACTAATGTGGCTGTATCAATATTAACTTGTGGTCTAAATGCATGACTTTCTATATTCTTTGTTTCAGGATGAAGAAGAGGGTGCAGCTCAGAATGACGTTACCGAGAAGTTACAAGCGTCAGGGTCAGATGATAGTGATGATGACGGTTCACAGGTATGTCCCAAATATTTGTAACATTTCAAGAAAGCACTCTGAGCTGTTGTGATGTGTTTGCAGAGGAAGAGAGTAGGTGTGGAGGGCTTGATAGAAATTGAGAACCCCAACAGAATTGCTCAGAAGTCCAAGAAGGTGACACACATCGAGTTAGATGAGCCCAAGCAGTTGTCAAGGAGAGAAAGGTCTGTGTACTCCCTATCAGTCAAAGGACCAAAGTGTTGTTCTAGTGCAGTGTCACAAGTTAGGCCATTAGTTCTGTAGGAATTTTTTCTCTTGATTTTCTTTCCACTTCTGTGCACACAGAGAGGAAATTGAGAAGCAGAAAGCAAAGGAGCGCTACATGAAGATGCATCTCGCAGGAAAGACAGACCAGGCTAAAGCTGACCTCGCCCGCCTCGCCATCATCAAGAAACAGAGAGAGGAGGCAGCGAGAAAGAAAGAGGAAGAGAAAAAAGGTACTAAAAAAAATCTACGCACAGTGGTGCCTTGCACTTATTCATATATTTAAAATACCACATTTTAGACATTATTACTAACCACATGTTTTCTTTCTTGCAGCGAAAGAggcaaaagaagcagcagcagcagcggctaaAGGATTAAATTCCCTCTCACTGAAATGATGCAGAGTATTTATCAGAACCATTTCCCCGTTTTTGTGGACTGACGCAATATGAATTAGACTATtttgaaagggggaaaaaagtgctATGAACAGTATTTACCTTACCGGTGGTGCATTTTGGAGCTGGAATAATGGCCATATTGATAAAGTTCCAGCTGGGTTGCACACAATTTAGAATGAAGCTATGAGGTTTTACATGAAATGGATCACACTTATCGTTTTACAATGTCCATTTTGCTTATTGAGCATCGGCACTGTTTTCTTTGGGTTTTACACTGTATATAACTGAGTCATTAAAATATTTCAGATTAATACGataaaaatgttgaaaaattCATTTCATTTGGAGTCAACTGGTATGAACATTTGATGGGATAATACAgccattttttgtgtgttttgtttctcCAGTAACTGTTGCCTTAATCAGGTTGATTCTTAAATTGTCACTACAATTATGATCAGAGATGTGGTCAAAAGGTCATTACTTTTAtgacatttacatttttatgatTATTGTAGACTAGTATAGATATCAAGTTAACTTAAATTGCAAAACTTAAATTGAATCTGAGGTAAGTTGTGCCCTTATAGAACTCACTCCCGGTCAACAGTGGCGCTCAAGGGCACATATTACGCATACAATAATAAGCGAAGAAGAACTACGCATTTGATTGGTCCAAACTTTGGCGGACTTTTACCTTCcgtcagcatggtgttgttgccCCTCCCTCTT encodes the following:
- the pdap1b gene encoding pdgfa associated protein 1b, with translation MPKGGRKGSHKGRMRTYTSPEEIDAQMKAEKERKTDEEEGAAQNDVTEKLQASGSDDSDDDGSQRKRVGVEGLIEIENPNRIAQKSKKVTHIELDEPKQLSRREREEIEKQKAKERYMKMHLAGKTDQAKADLARLAIIKKQREEAARKKEEEKKAKEAKEAAAAAAKGLNSLSLK